One segment of Triticum aestivum cultivar Chinese Spring chromosome 2A, IWGSC CS RefSeq v2.1, whole genome shotgun sequence DNA contains the following:
- the LOC123186570 gene encoding protein ASPARTIC PROTEASE IN GUARD CELL 2-like — protein sequence MAMHAIMLLPLALLFVSAVIMPGASASSPSSLRFHYIDPRNFTMAAATSPSSPPSSRHDGRPSLALLHRDAVSGRTYPSTRHAMLGVAARDGVRVEYLQRRLSPTTMTTEVGSEVVSGISEGSGEYFVRVGVGSPPTEQYLVVDSGSDVIWVQCRPCAECYQQADPLFDPAASASFAIVPCGSGVCRTLPGGSSGCADSGACRYQVSYGDGSYTQGVLAMETLTFGDSTPVQGVAIGCGHRNRGLFVGAAGLLGLGWGPMSLVGQLGGAAGGAFSYCLASRGADAGAGSLVLGRDDAMPVGAVWVPLLRNAQEPSFYYVGLTGLGVGGERLPLQDGLFDLTEDGGGGVVMDTGTAVTRLPADAYAALRDAFADAVGGGLPRVPGVSLLDTCYDLSGYASVRVPTVALYFGRDGAALTLPARNLLVEMGGGVYCLAFAASASGLSILGNIQQQGIQITVDSATGYVGFGPATC from the coding sequence ATGGCCATGCACGCCATCATGCTTCTTCCCCTCGCCCTCCTCTTCGTCTCCGCCGTGATCATGCCCGGCGCTTCGGCTTCGTCACCGTCGTCACTGCGGTTCCACTACATCGACCCTCGCAACTTCACCATGGCTGCGGCCACGTCACCATCCTCACCCCCGTCGTCGCGCCACGATGGCCGcccctcgctcgcgctgctgcacCGCGACGCCGTCTCCGGCAGGACATACCCGTCGACGCGGCATGCCATGCTCGGTGTTGCGGCAAGGGACGGCGTGCGGGTAGAGTACCTCCAGCGTCGCCTCTCGCCGACGACCATGACCACGGAGGTGGGGTCGGAGGTGGTGTCGGGCATCTCCGAGGGCAGCGGCGAGTACTTCGTCCGCGTCGGCGTGGGCTCGCCGCCCACGGAGCAGTACCTGGTCGTGGACTCTGGGAGCGACGTCATCTGGGTGCAGTGCCGCCCCTGCGCCGAATGCTACCAACAGGCCGACCCTCTCTTCGACCCGGCTGCATCTGCGTCCTTCGCCATCGTGCCGTGCGGCTCCGGCGTCTGCAGGACGCTGCCCGGCGGGTCCTCCGGATGCGCCGACTCCGGAGCGTGCCGGTATCAGGTGTCCTACGGCGACGGGTCGTACACCCAGGGCGTGCTCGCGATGGAGACGCTCACGTTCGGGGACAGCACGCCTGTACAGGGCGTCGCAATCGGCTGCGGCCACCGCAACCGCGGCCTCTTCGTCGGGGCGGCCGGCCTGCTCGGCCTCGGCTGGGGCCCCATGTCGCTCGTCGGGCAGCTGGGCGGCGCTGCCGGCGGCGCGTTCAGCTACTGCCTCGCCAGCCGCGGCGCCGACGCCGGCGCCGGGTCGCTCGTGCTCGGCCGGGACGATGCCATGCCAGTGGGTGCCGTGTGGGTGCCCCTGCTGCGCAACGCGCAGGAGCCGAGCTTCTACTACGTGGGCCTGACGGGGCTGGGCGTCGGCGGCGAGAGGCTCCCGCTGCAGGACGGGCTCTTCGACCTCaccgaggacggcggcggcggcgtggtgatGGACACCGGCACGGCCGTGACGCGGCTCCCGGCCGACGCCTACGCCGCGCTGCGCGACGCGTTCGCGGACGCCGTCGGCGGCGGCCTCCCGCGCGTGCCGGGCGTGTCGCTGCTGGACACGTGCTACGACCTGAGCGGGTACGCGAGCGTGCGCGTGCCGACGGTGGCCCTCTACTTCGGGCGGGACGGTGCGGCGCTGACGCTGCCGGCGAGGAACCTGCTGGTGGAGATGGGCGGCGGCGTGTACTGCCTGGCGTTCGCGGCATCGGCGTCGGGGCTGTCCATCCTCGGCAACATACAGCAGCAGGGGATCCAGATAACCGTCGACTCCGCCACTGGTTACGTTGGCTTCGGACCCGCGACGTGCTAG